The region CCTCAAgttccattttaattaaaaaaaaaaaaaacttttcttgaTTTAGAGCAAATTTATCAAACTATAGTCAGCAAATGTGTTCATAATGTAACTATTTTAACACTataagcaaataaaaaataacttcacTGCTACTACTTTGAGATGtgaatttttacattaattttgtcattttaaaatgaaattgaatgtttattttggtGGTTTGTAGTGAAGACTGCCAAATTATGTGAATTCCTTAAAGTGTCATGAAACCCTAGAACACATTGAGATGTTAACATGTATGAACAGGTTGCACATCAGTGAAAACGGCAAGAGCACTCATTACGTctattaaagggatggttcacccaaaaatgaaaattgtcgtcatttactccccctcaagtagttccaaacctgtatgaatttctttgttctgccgaacacaaaggaagatattttttggggcaccattgacttccatagtaggaaaaatatatatactatggaagtcaatggtgccccagaactgctctgtttcccacattcttcagaatatcttccttttggaactacttgagggagaataaatgacagaattttcatttttgggtgaactatccctttaaggtaaAAGTGGTTATTTTTCGTTTTTTTGGGGGGACAATTTAGTTCTACTGGTTCAAAAAGCAAAGCTGAACCGACATGACGAAAAGTGACATGCGTTAATGTGTATTTGCGATTGGCTGCTGTGGGCTGGAGAGTACATGTCTACGTCAGCAGTTTTCTGAGCTTTTCCCAGTCTTATGTCTTGTGATCCAGTCGCTGCACTGTATTATGCATGAGGTCGTCTTAAAATGGAGAATTCAAATCTCAGTTCACCCCTGTAAGCATGACtgtaacaatatttaatgtaacgTGGAGCGCACGTGAGAACGCCGCGATGAGTTTAAGCATAGTCTTTGGTTTAACACACTCGCTATGCCAGTCATAGTTTATATCTCGACCAGAGCAAGCTTTCAACTTTTGTGAACCATTTCATTTTCTCTCGTGCTCATGAACCAGCACCGTATATGTGCACATCATGTCTTCATCAAATAAAATGCACGCAAATAAGAGCGCTGATACAGTGGTACATCTAATCATGAACGCCATGACACGACAGATTATTGTGATGCACAACAAACGATACAGAccgaaaattaaaaaaaaaaaaaaaaaaagagtaaacaAAGTAACTGCCTTTATTCTTTCTATTATAAAGAGATTTTAACATTAGTTTCTCTGTATAATGAGTGTGTTGTGGGTTTGTTTTCTGCCCTCTTCCCACCCTCTACACTCCCACTTTTCCACAGTTTTACACGCCCATTTCAGGAGTCTTTTTCCAGTCTAAGGTGTGAAAAACCAGTGCTGAAACAGGAAGGTTTCATGACACTTTAAAGACGCACGAAAGtgaaatttataataatattgaaTGTCCTTGTAAGTAAAAGTAACAGCATCTTAATGAATAGCTATTTTTGTCAACCTCACTGAAGTCTTGCTTCCTCTTTTCATACTTTAGCACTTTTCTCTGTAATGTGCTACAATGTGCTGTGTGACAAGTACGCCACACGTCAGCTCTACGGCTACTGTCCCTCCTGGGCCCTCAACTGGGACTACAGGAAGAAGTCCATCATGCAGGAGATTCTCAACTGCAATGCGGATATCATCAGCCTACAGGTTTGTCAGCGGCTCGCATAGCTTGAGATGTAGAACTGTGCTTTTGAGGTATTTCTTACTTTGGAATCAACTCCTTTCGTTACAGCAGGGTGGCCACGGGTctttaaagtcttaaaatgtattaaagttttgcttaaaggccttaaaaagtcctaaattcagattcagtggGTCTTAAATATCTTCGGTCTCATTACCGCAAAAGTTTCTCCAGTCTGACGGACCCAGGGAGTTTACAATCATTGGACAGACGGAAGATTCCCCCCGTAGTTACTGCGTCATCAGAGAGAATTGCAGTAGCAGAATGCAGGTCGAATACCACCAGCTCGCTGACAAGTCTCCTAGCTGCTTTAAATGGGTTGATGCAAGTTTACTGAAAAATTGCTCGAATTTTACTTGCCTGATGGGACAAATAGCCTGATTAAAACTTAagtgacattttattacattcagcgTAAACGGTGACTGATAATGGATAGTGTATTTCTGCTATCAATGTTGCGCTGTTGAGGCTCATGCTGCCTGTCTCTGTGAGAGACTTATATggagaaatcaaatcaaatgagcATAACGGCAAACATAAAGACACTCACAGAACAAAcatactgaggtaaaaattgaaaatgtttagtttatttataacatgatGATGATAGCCCCCTTGTCATGGTATgttattttgctaaatattttcatgattgcaaatgttacattgatttttggctcaagaaacaagtagttagttactttttagACAGAATATTGACCGTTTTGTTCCATTTcaccaacgaaaatagttccaaacaaagatcagaaGTATTGCACATTCTCCAAGCAGCACTCGCATTTTTAACAGCCCTGTTGTGTATTAAATTTCCTCATCAGTTGTAAGAATTTGATATGAAAGATGacgcatacatttaataaggttaaaAATATTGGACTATATGGAGGTAAATAACCTggggtaaatattaaaaacatgcagatttaaatatgtaaatgctgaATAGAAAACTAATGAAAATATTGCTTCATTTACACCACCAAAAATATTGCTGATGTGGAGCTTTTGAGGGATATTTTGTATGGGATATTGTCTTCAGATATGAAAAGTTCTCTGTATATCgtaataataaatagcatttttgacagcgatgatttttgttttctttttaaatttaaaaacacattattacaTTTACGTATGTAATATGTGTATTTCCTTCGCAGGTTTGgtcttaaattttacatatGGTGGTATTAAAAAGGTCTTGAAGTCTTAAATCTAACTTGTTCATATCTGTAGACACCCTGTGCAGTATTAGCCAGAGActccaaaactgttcatttGGGTGATGGGTGTAAATGAGACCGTCTTAAAATCTACCTCTTGTGCCCAATAGGAAGTGGAAACAGAGCAGTACTACAACTATTTCCTGGTGGAGCTGAAGGAACATGGTTATGAAGGATTCTTCAGTCCTAAGTCCCGAGCCAGGACCATGTCTGAATCTGACCGCAAACATGTGGACGGCTGTGCAGTCTTCTATAAAACAGAGAAGTGAGTCCACCATAAGCAGACTGCTAGCCTTTAGATTAGTGGTTTGAACAACAGTTGTTCTAGCAtgttgtgtttgcatgtgtcATCCTGACCTCAATGTTTCTGTTGAACAGGTTCAGCCTGGTGCAGAAACACACAGTGGAGTTCAACCAGCTGGCTATGGCAAATTCAGAAGGTTCAGAGGCCATGTTGAACAGGGTGATGACAAAGGACAACATCGGAGTCGCTGTACTACTAGAGCTGCGGAAAGAGATTATGGAGCAGTCTGGTCTGTTTTCTCTTTCCCTTTCTTTTTGCTCTTTGGTAGATGTTACTCCTTCTGGTGTGACTTCAGACTAAATCAGTATGTTTAActgaatatataaaatttcTGAAGTGTATAGATGTTTAATTATTCACGCTAATGCCTAAAATTGTTACTTTCATTATATTGCAATGTTTGGGATTAATGTAATCAATCAGTCCGCTTCATAGTCCACCAACCACACAGTCCGAAATTTcttttgtatatgtgtgtggtTTAAAACTagtcaaaacaaatattaataatacatttgtaataaGTAAAGTCATAATTTAGTGATTTATGACAGATATAGTTAGATATAGAATTTATTGCTGTCATGGAACGGTTACTGCACACATTTGGcaaggtttaaaaaaataaatttcaagCAGTGAAAAGCATGCTTTATGCAGTAATACTGTTGTAATGAGGTCGCAGGTGTTTATGGAGTTATACAAAAGCTTTGAACGAGGCTTGGCCGATCCTATTTAAGGGCTAGACTTCTTTCTAGCTATACATGCTCTTTTCTCCAATTTCAGCATTTAGATTAtctttgtcattttaatgctCACTcagttcatatttaaaaacactaatttaAGAAACATGTTAGGTGTAATTCTAGCAGatgtttttcaaattaaatgtcacaaacaatattacaattctgtaactttttattgttcttaactaaaaccataaagaagcatttttgttatttgaaaaacattaacGGAAATAAAGTATTAAACTATTTCAAGTTGCCATTGAAtctaaattttcatttagttcacCTTGTgctaaaattgaaactgaagtaaaaatgaataaaccctatagacatatttacaaaaatggcAAATGCagcaaaattgctaaaactttacctaaaatgaaagtgaaacgCACAAACTAACTCAAAGAGTGTAATAGTATCTCGATGGTAAAGTTGCATTTGCTTTTATAGTACTTTTTACAGTAGAGATGAATTCAGTGGAGCTTCACAGTGTTAAACAGGAAAGTAGCAGAATCAATGatgcaaacttaaaaaaaaaaaaaaaaaaaggcaaatccAAAATGCTATAAAGCAGCTGTAgcaagacaatagtgtcattcttCAGCTccagtcagttcagtgttgattcagttcaggaGCTGTGTAAAGTTCATTCATTACAAAATGAGTTCAGTTCAGTGATAAGCAGCTCAACTGAAGACagtagtgtcattattcagcttgagtcagttcagtgttgattcctTTTCAGTTCAAGAAGTGtttgaattattaattttattgataCTAACATAACACTGAGCAGAGACTTTTAGTCTCAAAGCAATATCTAAgcagtgtctctctctctgctctaTAGCTGGAAAGCCTCTACATGGCATGGAGAAACAGCTCCTCCTTGTGGCCAATGCTCATATGCACTGGGACCCAGAGTACTCGGATGTTAAGCTTGTCCAGACCATGATGTTTCTGTCTGAAGTGAAGAACATTGTGGATAAAGCCACTCGCAGTCTCAAGCTCTCCTCCGTCTCAGGAGAAACCAATGCCATCCCTCTCGTCCTGTGCGCTGACCTCAACTCTCTACCTGATTCGGGTATGTATGCCTGAAATATAGTTTAGAGATTGGTTTTCATTCTTGCATTATTGTTGATGGGGTTTTTCCATGCTCGCACAGGTGTGGTAGAGTACCTGAGCACAGGTGGTGTGGACAGCACCCACAAGGACTTCAAAGAGCTGCGATATATTGACAGCTTGACCAACTTTAACTGCAACGGCAAGAACGGCACCTCCAGCACCAGGATCACGCACGGCTTCAAGCTGAAGAGTGCCTACGAGAATGGCCTGATGCCTTACACCAACTACACATTTGACTTTAAGGtttgactttttgtttttttgttttttttaatgcaatgctTGTATATCTCTTCTGTTTTAGCTGTtagttaattttcattaaaaaaaaaatcataacgATAATTAGCTGATATTTTGCCTAGTGTGTAATTGTGCttgtattttattcaatagTGATATATGACATGatatactatataaaaaaaggTCAAATGTTACATGAATACAAACCTAATATCGCCAAGTAGGTGACAGCAAATGACTGCATGAGTGAGTTATTtctttggaactattttcgttgaggaaatagagcaaaaatagaaatttgtgcctaaaatgtaagttaatttaatattaatggaCTGTTCATCAAATctgtatcacatttgcaatcgTACTGATATTTAGAGATATGTGTGATTAACTATATCAgttgatataaatataaaagacaCATTGAAGTCATACGGGGGCATATTTGCCCCCTTATTTTGAATTTTGGGAgatttctaaatgtattttaataaactcGGGGCTCGCAAAATTGCTAGCCCTATGTCCCGggcctattgttttttttttttttttctcaatatacTCCATGTCAGAACGCATCATTTAAACAATTATGATATCGTAGATGTATGTCGCACTCCCCTAGTTGCTTATCCCCATTGGTTTCCATCAGAATATGTGAGCGCAGTGGAGCGGCAACAATTTCCCCTCTGCGCTCCGAGCATTTAATAATCGCTCCCGCTCCACTCCTCCCTCGCTCACTCATATCAGAAACACCACTCCGCCTTCGCTCCGTGTCTATAGTATTTCAGTATGTTTGATATCACAGTTCTGTTCTTTACGTATATTAAAcggaacaaaaataaattaaataacaggTTCAAAGTGACTTATTGGAAAACTAGTGTGCAAACTCTTTTTCCTACCACATGCCGAGCTAATAACATGGCTGTCCATATTAAAAGGTATAATTGCtgctttttgcagtgcatgttttgtttgtgaaaaaaaataacagtatgTTTTCGTCCGTTATTATTGCTGCACTTCCTACAGATTTCTGGCTttcatacgtgtgtgtgtgtgtgtatggaagtcaatggggtgcagcaactgtttggttaactTCATTcttcaaaacttaatttttttaaatatcatggtTAATGTCAGTACACCCTTAATCTCTAGGCATATTTGCTTTAAAATCCAAGGGaccatttaaacaaaattagctAGTTGTTTCAAGAAGtttaatgtaaaaactgtacGCCATTCACCATAAACCTTTTGTTTATACATTTGTGACTATTTTGAggatataaatgttaaataaatttaaatgtaataacacttttgaaatatgtgaccctggaccacaaaatcagtcctcgcatggtttatttttgtagcaatagccaaaaatgcattgtatgggtcaaaattatcgatttttcttaatgatgttaagtaaagatcacgttccatgaagatattttgtaaatttccaacCATAAATATCaactttaatttttgattagtaatatgcattgctaagcacttaatttggacaaattcAAAGccaattttctgtttatttattttttgcaccctcaggttccagattttcaaatagttgcatctcagccaaatattgtcctattctaacaattttatttattcaggtttCAGATGTATAAAATTGAGCCTTATGGTGTTGTCCACAGTCTCACATAATAAATTACTAGTTATTTATCAAGTGTGTTTTATAGCATGTTCTATCTTGGTGTCAAACCATCAATGGCacaatttatatgtttttttttgttgttgtttttttttccagggcATCATTGACTACATCTTCTACTCTCAACCTTTGCTTAACGTGCTAGGCGTGCTGGGTCCCTTGGACCCCCACTGGCTCCATGAGAACAATGTCACTGGCTGCCCCCATCCCCACATCCCCTCTGATCACTTCTCCCTGTTTGCACAACTGGAGCTGCTCCTGCCCTATCCGCTTGCTGTCAACGGCATTCATCTGCCTGGTCGCAGGTAGTTCTCCGAGCCAGCAGGGGGAGCTCCGGCCCCTGCCTTCTTTTGCTCTCATAGTGGAGTGAGAATGAGGCAAGGGCTGTTGTGTATAAATCTGAATCCCTTAAGAGGAGATGGGGTATGGCAAACTTTTATTCCCACGGATTTTAACTGAAGCAGACGCTAATGTCAGTCTTATCTATACCACCTCCCACCcaccctcttttttttttttcttttccaccCTCCGTTTCTGGGCACAATTAACATTCTGTACTTTTTTCAAAACCCTAAGGGCCCTGAGTGATCATGTAAGTTTTAcctaaagagagaaaaaaagctttttttatataaataactaaatggcAATATCTTTGAAACTCATGCAGGGAGTCCAGATCAAGCAAGTTATCATGAAATGCATAATTTGGATCATGCTACTATGAGGCCAGTTTAGAGCAAGCAGATGAATTTgatgacaagaaaaaaaaaaaagaacttcaCCAGCTTAGGTCAGATAGTCCGATCTCCAGGAGCAACCCTTTAAAAAAGGGCTTTTTAACGTGTAAAGAGAGCTGGCCGAACTCTTACATTTGCACTCAGTGGTGCTGAGGCCTCTCCACGGATGCTCTAGCTCTTCACCAGTGACTGGTTTGCACGGCCCGCCATCACCACCTAGCGGGCCTTGTCCGTCTTGTAATTAAGTCCATTGGATGCCAGTGCAATTGcaccttttttttattcatgcttTTAAGAAAGCAACATTTCAAGAGCCAAAATGGCTGATTTATGGAGTTGTCTAGCTTCATGTGCCATAAAGCCCTCCTTGAGCCGAGGTGCCCGCTGATCTGGTGCGTGCGGCTGAGAAAGGGTTTCAGTGAAGAGAAATCATCTGGTATGGCCAGCTTTGAGTTAGCGTATGCCAGTAGCCTTTGCACCTGAGGAAGTTTGGCAGGAATTCATGCAGAAAATATGCTAAAACGGGCAAAGGCAAGCACATCCCACTCGTAGACGGATAAATTAAGCTCTCAATGTGACCAGTAGACACCTCGCCCAGCCAAGACTCCAggtttttttttcgtttttttcccctctctacATGATTGTATACATGCAACAAAAGTCCTGATCTactgcataattttttttttttgtacgtACACTTTTAGATTTGGATGAAAAATGATTGTATTGtaaatgaaagctaaatttCTATCCGTTTTAGATGTTCATCCTAATGAACATTCAAAAGACCAGCgtgtgtaaaataatttttttcaggtttctgctgtaaagttgcaCTTGTCCAGGTTCCCGTTTTTACCCAGTGcacttttcctttttctttttttttctttttttgttattttggatGTATAATTCCACTGAGGCAGATATCTGGTGACTTGGTCCTGTTACCCGCTTTGATATTCAAGAACATATGACATTGTGCCTCACTGATTAGTTTCTCTAAGCGCACTGCCAGTGCTATCAGTGAACACCTGAACAGCCTCAATCTCTGTACATCTTCACCATCCTTATACAATATCctcatttctgtttgttttttgtattcgCTATCGAATATCTTATTCTTCTGATCTTTTTGGGTGTCTACAAAGTCGAGTAAAGTGAGTGTTCCTGCTGTGCCGATCCACGCTCGTGATTTGGAGAAATTCTGTTGTTCTCTCATAGTtcctctatttttatttttttctccccaTTTGAATTCTCTATTTACTGCCACCTCCTCCCTCTCGACTCAGGCAATTCTCTTTAACCGTATATTTTGCTTGTGTATTTCTTTGTTTGGATCTCGTTCTGTATTTCACTTCCTGCTAGATCACGGTTATCTCCTCGTGTCGTGCCATCTAATGCATTCTGCCACAAGGCCAAGTGTAAAGCTCgatttactactgtaaagcCTGTTCTCTGACCTGATGAAAACTtacatggtgatttttgtctgttttctgCTCTAAACGCAAGGCCAGAGTACCGTTACTGTAGGGCGGTCTGATTTTTAACTTCGTCTACGGTGGCATCGGCGTTTATTGCCGCATGTTCGCGAAGCCAATTTGTTTTCCGTTTCCCCCTCCCTCTTGAgtttgtcatgttttaaaaatcGAATTGATTGACAAGCACTTATTGTAGATCACTGGTGCAGCTActcattgcttttttttttttttttttttaaatgaaaacatacttttGCCGTGAGGCAGAGGTCAATTTTAAtgacttttattaagcaagagTAAATAAATGAACTGGGGAGGACCATCTTATAGTTCCCCTTTTGGTGTCCCTTTTTATTCCTCACATTATCTCagtcagttttgtttttcttctggtTGTTTTTAATTGAAAGCAACTTGTCTGGTTATATTGGATTGCTGATGGTGTTGTAGTAAAAAGATTTTTGTAAagtgtgaataaataatgtatcaCGTTTCCTTTCTTTGACATGAATTGTGTTGATGTGTGTATTATCTAatagtttgtcattttcattttgcttttattttgtaatactCAAAACcaaattttttgtaaaaatgttggCACACTGAATTATAGATTTATATTGTTGCTAACCTTCACTTCAAGAtacttttgagaaaaaaaaaacgtcaaTGAAATCGTAGAGTCTCACAGAGAAATAAAGAGCTGTCATTTTGTCACCAAACAATTTCAACTTTGACCCTGAGCTTTATGT is a window of Onychostoma macrolepis isolate SWU-2019 chromosome 21, ASM1243209v1, whole genome shotgun sequence DNA encoding:
- the cnot6a gene encoding CCR4-NOT transcription complex subunit 6a — its product is MPKEKYDPPDPRRMYTIMSSEEAANGKKSYWAELEIIGKVRSLSTALWSLTHLTALHISDNSLSRIPPDIAKLHNLVYLDLSSNKIRSLPAELGNLVNLRELLLNNNQLRVLPFELGKLFQLQTLGLKGNPLAQEILSLYQEPDGTRRLLNYLLDNLAGTKRVPIEQPPPRSWIPLQEHDRTRPAALFSVMCYNVLCDKYATRQLYGYCPSWALNWDYRKKSIMQEILNCNADIISLQEVETEQYYNYFLVELKEHGYEGFFSPKSRARTMSESDRKHVDGCAVFYKTEKFSLVQKHTVEFNQLAMANSEGSEAMLNRVMTKDNIGVAVLLELRKEIMEQSAGKPLHGMEKQLLLVANAHMHWDPEYSDVKLVQTMMFLSEVKNIVDKATRSLKLSSVSGETNAIPLVLCADLNSLPDSGVVEYLSTGGVDSTHKDFKELRYIDSLTNFNCNGKNGTSSTRITHGFKLKSAYENGLMPYTNYTFDFKGIIDYIFYSQPLLNVLGVLGPLDPHWLHENNVTGCPHPHIPSDHFSLFAQLELLLPYPLAVNGIHLPGRR